A window of Plasmodium malariae genome assembly, chromosome: 12 genomic DNA:
ataataCTACTGTTCATATGAAGAAGGAAAAGAGTGAAATGGAAGCACTCCgaggaaaagaagaaagaaaagacGAACTGGTAAGGTGCAAAAAGGAAGGGATTTCCCAAGATACAACTGCATGTCCAGCTAgcttttttacattttacaataaaagaataattaaaaatagaaaggaGGAAAGTGACAAGAAAGCGGATAAAGGATTTGAGATgagtaaaaattatgttgGAAATGAAAACACtggtaatgataataataattactataataatagcaacaacaataataataacaacaataataataacaacaacaataataataacaacaacaataataataatgacaaTAGCAACAACAATGGCAGCAGTGACAATGGAAGTGGTAACAACAACGGCAGTAGTAGTCACAAGAAAAAATGCTTTTACATGgatgaaaatatgaaaatcaTTAGCCTagtagaaatatataaaatagctTGGTGTTTGTgtgtgttaaaaaaaaattgtttgtACATTGACTTGTTAAGAATATTGTATAAAGAAATAGAATGTGTGAATATAGAAAAGGAACTAGTGTTTTGtgttctttatatttttaaatattgcaACATCATTGAAGTAGAAGAATGTAAAACAAATTTGAATAATCATATATCGAtgaatttagaaaataataataatgaaaacttatgtatgtatttacatttattaaatatttgcaCCTTGCATGATCAGAAATTTTTAACGAATggtcataaaaaaaatattgataaaattattgcatatttttacGATCAAATAgagaatttaaatatatatgtgtgtactaatatattatgtgttttggcaaatttaaatataaaaaatcatgaatatccatatttttttaataaaatgttgaATTATTTTAGAAGTAATATCAAGAAAATGAACAAAAGTGTATTGCTTGTTAATATTATGTGGTCGTTATGTATTATCGAGGTGACTTGttcagaatttttaaaagatttaagtgaatatgttataaacattttacattttattccTTTGTCGGAATTTATAACAATATCATGTAGTTTCAGTTGTCAAAAAATGTTGAttatcaaaaattattttgaacATGTCAAAAAGACAAACGAAGTAAAAATacaacataaatatttactcaACCTTCCAAAGGAGTTAGTTGATgagtataaaaaatatgaattttcaataaatgaatattatgaaaaaaagaaaatttttccttattatttttacagaAAACCAATATGTCACTcgattatttttaaaattttagctTACAATTTTTTGCACTATGAGCAAAAGCAGGAAGCAACTCCTCATCAAGTACTGACAAACCACATCCCTGATGACAATGTCAGCGGCAAAATTAGAAGCAAAATGAGTGGCAATAATAATCGTAATTGTAATTTGTTCTTACCTGACCCGGACAGTGCAAGCAGAAAAACTGGCAGAAGTTTAAGTGTAGAGaccaaaaaggaaaatactAACAGTGAAAGGGAAGCAAACATGCACAATTCACGGTTTAACAGTTCAAACATTTCCCGAAACGTTAAGCACAGCAGAGTGATACCTGACGATGAGATGACCTCCTTCTCTTCCTCCTCATCAGTACAAAAGAATGATAGCGGAAGAAGTAGACATAAGAATGGAAATAGTAAACTATTGAGTGAAAAAAATGAGTGTACAATGAAAATTTATGGGGAAAATGGAACCGTAAATAATGACTCCCTTTTCAACATGAACAAGTCAGGTAATATCGCAGCTAgcgatttaaaaaataatttaaacaaaaataaatatttcaaaaagtacaatgaaaagaaaaaaataaaagaatattacaACGTATgcaatagaaataataactaTGAGTTTGTGTTAAATTCCTGTGAACGAATTTTATTTGCAAATTTGATCGAAGATTGttgtaataattttgatGCATTAAATTCTCTTCACCTTATTGAActgttatatacattatgtatattaaatttagaCAAGAGTAAGATTGTCAAAATTGTAGAGAGGAAAATAGATCAACacatatttaatgaaaactatgaaaaatttctaaaaaagaagaagtatGTGCATAAGGAGTACTCTCAAGAAGAGATAGAAAATGAAAGGAGTGaaatgattattttaaattacatatacaaCAAGTTTGTTGAGGAACACCTATTGCGTGGTACTGTTACTTCTCGTGCTGCTGCTACAGGTGCTACTACCGCGAGTACTACTAttgctactactactgctgctGTTGCTACTACttctactactactgctactgactgtaatagtaatattaatagtgCTATTACCAAAAGCGATGCAGATTATGCCTTTGCCCTCGTTCTTGACAATATACATTTccgaaaatatataaatgatgaGCATTATTTGAATGTTATTAAGGCAAATAAGGGACCAGTAGGGGAAAGTAAAGGTGCCTTTTATAAgctgaaaaatattttaaatgcaGCAACTTGCAAGGAAAAGGATCTAGGGAAAGACACAAATGTAAAGGAAAACAGCTGTACTACTGCTCCTGCCACTACAACTACTACCACTGGTACTACTACAACGCTTGAGGATCGTAATACAAAAAAGGACTTAGACAAaggagaaaagaaaaatagagaaaaaaattacaagaaCATTTTAACCATTCGCCAAAACAATGAAGCAACACATATGATAACAAGCActgatattaaaaataataaattgaataCAACTAACTTTTCCATTCTAAATGAAGTCGATGATGTGGTGAGTAACtactataataaaaataataataatcctTATCCTGTTGTCCAAACAGTAACAgatagtagtaataacaactatatgaatacaaacatacacaattattataatagtaataatattaagcaTAACGAAACATACGATAATGTACTACTACTGCAGCAGGAAAGCCAACAGTATGGTATTACaaataaaggaaataataaGGAGAGCATCATgatgcatatatatgaaaacagGAGCGATAGGGAAAAACACACGGACAAAAGCACCTTGAATGAGTTACTATATATGCAAAACAGaggcaataataatagtaataataacaatcaTAATAGTGGTAaccataataataatacgtACATCAATAACAACGAAGAGAGAAATACAGATAACTATGCCACCCATGATGAATGTGAGGATAAGAAGCAActaaatgaatttaaaaatgacttaaaaaatacttatgATATAGCTATtgcatattataataaaagaacgAAACATACCATTttggaaaaaacaaataaaaacaatgtaCTGTTCAAAGGAAGTGAAAGCGAAAAATTTTCGAAGCAAAGAACAGAGGATATTATAAATTCGAAGATTAACAATTTGGAGGTTTGCACCCCTGAGATTTGTAGTCCTGAGATTTATCATAATATCAttacaaaaagaaatattcaaAAGATAGTTGATGATCATACACAAGAACAGCAATCCAAACAAAAATTGTCCACAATTAGCTCTTCTTCTTCGTGTGAAAacaagataaaattaaaaaaaatgcatcatttggat
This region includes:
- the PmUG01_12038000 gene encoding conserved Plasmodium protein, unknown function, which translates into the protein MNYANNSNGLLNNNESSEVNSFLSNYENLNISKNSTAEEIAEKYLRSKLSFDYKHINKVNYNINSTGNYCENSNNYNNSNISHNSSNNHNNHKSNSYSKYNMDMPSDHKNLNNSAHNKNDDKLNYLNNITNNNYSSYERNGNFPYDNNNINKVSKFSNLVNNNVHLNYSNDKNDEKKEYTNLILNTGHVNYLATTSTSTGLTEFSQMNKFKEQQTNNIYENNHFFKYNDKKSKLNYHHMGVLEKENLKNIDELMSGYDDDRNHDEHNNRRSRGRSRGRSSSRDTLKYKHSTSKPHIENEKGRSEISEKENFITSLAKKRELLSGHTYYTDQNKYKHEYNNSRISKCYTENSKFNNKKKNLMQRNKDYVQYLSNRNSILKNELSIKKDLMKKISVPAKFEYTQHMKNKINNKMNMNRSKHHRSFFNSFYKTEKALYSDTGLINSSMNIFNRNSGTHNSGTHNGSTNSNIHLRTFEKESTKLSEKNDPTFYLANGLAANMNNMENADIPFDISFLKSTCSDSSKIIDSPLNYDNDRDNNYGNYNDNNDILSAASCVMKKIKNNTMIMNNINIPNCNSNKDSLIFYSDTKNNKNHIGDSVIYDENNEEKKNRAVEYISPSSINYTHIMNINNNTKQHIDKKDIFLSTNKSIVLTQNNEKVKDDYPYMEVDREECAPNLIQKNNRNMSNNISNINNLYREKEKLKNFSNPSEYHLGQDENMNEYDDFRGTGLQSGQQNGTIHSTINSAISSTINSTPSNTNSVNLSVNVNIAKSTRTNTNNEIKKGENNKYLDSNLTYSKNNNTHEKNFVPGRNFAFSSENRCPQNNSMFSSTFTSNYNSNYNHNSNSFREYLGHAKKVDVNENRIDTYDKKGADILSLYFSENKLNSIFNNNVKKGFSRNNNNGNNGNNSSYSGNRGNDSMHSTAEGRKGLMGNQNNKLRLQSKLKKSNVISTSSRSTMHYFLQNEFSSTNKDKSNVHELNNINNYEDYCKYISESINYMPITIKNMNILLALALYFLNFTINNNSTKNEFPDDVLIKLLNKFLFCLNLKTCLLKETKMMNTNENKYYYIQIKHNENILNNTTVHMKKEKSEMEALRGKEERKDELVRCKKEGISQDTTACPASFFTFYNKRIIKNRKEESDKKADKGFEMSKNYVGNENTGNDNNNYYNNSNNNNNNNNNNNNNNNNNNNNNNNDNSNNNGSSDNGSGNNNGSSSHKKKCFYMDENMKIISLVEIYKIAWCLCVLKKNCLYIDLLRILYKEIECVNIEKELVFCVLYIFKYCNIIEVEECKTNLNNHISMNLENNNNENLCMYLHLLNICTLHDQKFLTNGHKKNIDKIIAYFYDQIENLNIYVCTNILCVLANLNIKNHEYPYFFNKMLNYFRSNIKKMNKSVLLVNIMWSLCIIEVTCSEFLKDLSEYVINILHFIPLSEFITISCSFSCQKMLIIKNYFEHVKKTNEVKIQHKYLLNLPKELVDEYKKYEFSINEYYEKKKIFPYYFYRKPICHSIIFKILAYNFLHYEQKQEATPHQVLTNHIPDDNVSGKIRSKMSGNNNRNCNLFLPDPDSASRKTGRSLSVETKKENTNSEREANMHNSRFNSSNISRNVKHSRVIPDDEMTSFSSSSSVQKNDSGRSRHKNGNSKLLSEKNECTMKIYGENGTVNNDSLFNMNKSGNIAASDLKNNLNKNKYFKKYNEKKKIKEYYNVCNRNNNYEFVLNSCERILFANLIEDCCNNFDALNSLHLIELLYTLCILNLDKSKIVKIVERKIDQHIFNENYEKFLKKKKYVHKEYSQEEIENERSEMIILNYIYNKFVEEHLLRGTVTSRAAATGATTASTTIATTTAAVATTSTTTATDCNSNINSAITKSDADYAFALVLDNIHFRKYINDEHYLNVIKANKGPVGESKGAFYKLKNILNAATCKEKDLGKDTNVKENSCTTAPATTTTTTGTTTTLEDRNTKKDLDKGEKKNREKNYKNILTIRQNNEATHMITSTDIKNNKLNTTNFSILNEVDDVVSNYYNKNNNNPYPVVQTVTDSSNNNYMNTNIHNYYNSNNIKHNETYDNVLLLQQESQQYGITNKGNNKESIMMHIYENRSDREKHTDKSTLNELLYMQNRGNNNSNNNNHNSGNHNNNTYINNNEERNTDNYATHDECEDKKQLNEFKNDLKNTYDIAIAYYNKRTKHTILEKTNKNNVLFKGSESEKFSKQRTEDIINSKINNLEVCTPEICSPEIYHNIITKRNIQKIVDDHTQEQQSKQKLSTISSSSSCENKIKLKKMHHLDKFNFYKIFVFLLQISAISLFSFVIIFIYTSFK